The DNA sequence CCGGGTGGGCTTGTCGAGCTAGGCGAGTCGCTGGAGGATGCAGCGATCAGGGAAGCAAAAGAGGAAACCTGCCTCATCGTGGAGAAGCCTCGTCTGCTGGGGGTAGTGGATCAAATCGACCGCGATGAAGACGGCAAAATCAAGTACCACTACGTCATCATAGACTATCTTGTGCGGGTGGTCAGCGGGAACATTGCGGCGGCAAGCGACGCAGCAGAACTGCGCTGGGTGACGCTATCCGAAGTGGAAAATTATGATTTGACTGCATCTTTTAGACGGTTCTTTAGGCAGAACCGAAAGAGCTTGGCTGAAGTCAGTTCTTTTTAGGTGCTTTAGGCAGGTCTTCGTGATGTTGGTTTATTTTCTCTAAAACTCTTTTCGCGGATTCGTACGTTGTGCTCACAAGAGCAGGGCCCTCGTAAGGGTCATTTTGTCTATTCGCATAATTGGTTACTGTTTTTAGAAGGTCAGGGTAAAGTTTAACCAACTCGTAGGCGACATTAATTTTTCGGTCCCAGAGCGCAGAGTAAAGCCGCGCTAATGGCTCTGAGCCGCCGCGTATCCTTTTTTCTGCAGTTTCTCGCTTTCCAGCATCCCAATCCTTTATGCTAAACATGCTTTCAATCGCAAAATCTTCTATGGCAGCGTTATATTTCATAACGTTCCGCTGAATAACACTTGTCACTTCCAGCGCAAACTCGGAGACCGCGGCATTGGAATCTATAGTGAAAGCTTTTAATTTTTTGATGGCGGAATCGCCATTTTTAGATAAAACGGCTCCTGCGGCTTCGTATAAAGCATTTTTATTTTTAAAGCTTAAGGGGTCTTTTCTCAACGTTGCAATAACGGCATCCACCGCGTATTCAGCTCCTAGGCTTTCTATCAAAAAAGACGTCTCCTGAATGCTTGTCGAAGCTTTCATTAAATCCCATATGTCCTCAGTCGCGGTGGAGAGCCCTATTTTGCTTAATATTTCAATGATGCCGTTGCGGACGGATGGGGACTTTTCAATTTTTAAGGTCGCTATTAATCTATTCAGGGTGTACCCGCCATCAATGTTAGACAATGCCTCAGACGCGCTTTTGCGTACGACCCAGTCGGAGTCTTGGAGCACCCCAATCAGGTCATCTACTGCGCGGTTGCCCCCGATTTTCCCCAGCGCCGCCGCTGCATTCATGCGGACGTAGGGGTCGGGGTCTTTTAGGGTAACCCGAAGTTTATCTGCAACCAAGTTACCGCCGATTGTGCTTAGTGCATCTCGAGCAGCAAATCGCACGGATGAATCTTCATGTTTGAGGGCATTAATCAAGCCATCTGCAGCGTGTTCATCGCCCATTTTGCCTAACACATGGGCAGCCTTTACACGCCTCTCAGGGAGCTTGCTGTTGTTAAGGATAAAGAGTACTCCGTCAGCCGAACCCGCAACCGATAGCGCGTTAATTGCCTCAGGTGTGTCACTCTTTCCCAACGATAGGGCAGCTGCTTTGCGAACGGATTCTTCAGAGTCAACAAGCGCTGCTACTAAGCCATCAAAAGAGTGCTCGCCGCCGATTTCTCCGAGAGCTGCGGCAGCTGATTCTCGAACTTTAAAATCGTCCCTGTAGGTTAAGGCTTTAAGTAAACCCTTTACGTCGCTTTTTAAAAGTAATTTTTCTACATCTGGCTTTTTAGAACCAAATAAGGGCATGATTGTTCACTATCAATAACGCGAAGTTAAAAAATAAAAGGGTTGAGGAACGTTGTTCGTTAATCGCCAATACTGGAGAAAACACAAGCTGTCAAATCTTAAATATGTGGCCCGCTAACTGGGTTCCATGCAGGTTGCCGATTTAATCCGCTACAACCACATCGTCCGCAAATCCTACCTCGACGCCTTTGCCAAGTTGCCCTGGAGCGAAGTCGCCGTTAACCGCGGCTTAAGCTGGGACAGCATGCGGGATGTGTTTGTGCATCTCACTTTGGTGGAGGACCGCTGGGTCAACTACATCATCCCGGGCCGCTTCGAAGAATGGGCAGACCCCGACTTTTCCAGCTTCACCTGCCTTGAGGACCTGCGCGTCTACATGAAGCGAGTGCATGCCGCCACCGACACCTATCTTCTTAAACTCTCCGCCGAGGACCTGGAGAGGAAAATCGAGGTTCCATGGGGTGAGCCACCGTACACAAAACTCCCCGTTGAAGCAGTCTTAACCCACATGGTGCTGGAGGACATGGTGCATTACGGCGAGTTATCAGCGGCGCTCTGGGGGATGGGGCAGCAAGCACCCTACAGAGCCTACTGGCGCTTTAAAACACAAGATCGCTAAGGCTTTGGGTTGTTGCGTTTGGGCTTTAGTTTCTTTATGCCGCCAAGAAGGCTGCCGGTGACGCCTGGTTTATGTTTCTCCTTTGCCTGCTCGTCTATGTTTTTTTCGTTTGCAGCCGACGGCTTCTTGTTGCCAATCAGCATGGTGCCAACCGTCGCCATGATGGCGGTGCTCACGATGACCACGACCGCTATGTCCACGAAGAGGTCCGAGTAGGGCAGATTGTACTGCGCAGGCAAAGTAGCTAGGACAGCGGCGGCTAACCCGCGGGTCAGCACAATCGTCATGATTTGTT is a window from the Candidatus Bathyarchaeota archaeon genome containing:
- a CDS encoding NUDIX hydrolase — protein: MVILKDGEIALIKRGNQPALGKWTVPGGLVELGESLEDAAIREAKEETCLIVEKPRLLGVVDQIDRDEDGKIKYHYVIIDYLVRVVSGNIAAASDAAELRWVTLSEVENYDLTASFRRFFRQNRKSLAEVSSF
- a CDS encoding DinB family protein, giving the protein MQVADLIRYNHIVRKSYLDAFAKLPWSEVAVNRGLSWDSMRDVFVHLTLVEDRWVNYIIPGRFEEWADPDFSSFTCLEDLRVYMKRVHAATDTYLLKLSAEDLERKIEVPWGEPPYTKLPVEAVLTHMVLEDMVHYGELSAALWGMGQQAPYRAYWRFKTQDR
- a CDS encoding HEAT repeat domain-containing protein, which translates into the protein MPLFGSKKPDVEKLLLKSDVKGLLKALTYRDDFKVRESAAAALGEIGGEHSFDGLVAALVDSEESVRKAAALSLGKSDTPEAINALSVAGSADGVLFILNNSKLPERRVKAAHVLGKMGDEHAADGLINALKHEDSSVRFAARDALSTIGGNLVADKLRVTLKDPDPYVRMNAAAALGKIGGNRAVDDLIGVLQDSDWVVRKSASEALSNIDGGYTLNRLIATLKIEKSPSVRNGIIEILSKIGLSTATEDIWDLMKASTSIQETSFLIESLGAEYAVDAVIATLRKDPLSFKNKNALYEAAGAVLSKNGDSAIKKLKAFTIDSNAAVSEFALEVTSVIQRNVMKYNAAIEDFAIESMFSIKDWDAGKRETAEKRIRGGSEPLARLYSALWDRKINVAYELVKLYPDLLKTVTNYANRQNDPYEGPALVSTTYESAKRVLEKINQHHEDLPKAPKKN